The genome window CTCGGCCTGATCGTGATCGCGGCACTGCTGCTGATCTTCGGATTGGAGACCGATCACCGCTGGGGCATCGTGGTGGGCGTGGTCAGCGCCCTGCTCAGCGCATGGTTCAACATCATCAATGCGGTGCTGGTGCACAAGGACGACCCCGTGCGCATCAGCTTCTACGAGATCGCGAGCGTGGCAGCCTTCATGCTCCTCATCCTCCTCGCCATCCCATTCATCCAGGATATCGGCATCACGGGGCTCGCTGGTGCGCTGGCCGATCAGGACGGATTGCCGCCACCGCTCTGGGAGCTGCCCACTAGCGACATCATCTATCACCTGTTGCTCGGACTGGTCTGCACCTCCTTGCCCTTCGTCACGGGCATCCTCGTCATGCGCAAGCTCTCGGCCTTCACGGTCATGCTCACCGTGAACCTGGAGCCGGTGTACACCATCTTGATCGCCCTGCTGATCTGGGGCGCAGAGGAGAAGCTGCGCACGGGCTCCTACCTCGGGATTGCGCTCATCCTCATCTGCCTCTTCGTGAACGGCTGGTACCACCGCCGCATGAGCGCGAAGGAGATGGCTGAGCCGGATCCTCTGAGCCACGGCTGAACCGGGCACCGCCCTCCGGTGTTGCCCGGTACCTTCGCCGCCTTCGCATCCCATGTCCGAGACCAAGATCATCGCC of Flavobacteriales bacterium contains these proteins:
- a CDS encoding DMT family transporter, producing MRSRTQALWVLHLTVFLWGFTGIFGKLIQQGTLHLVYTRTIIAALGLAVAAVIMKRSLSWRTPKLGIYLLTGLIITGHWITFYGAIKISTASIAAACLSTSTVFTALLEPIWFKRKVRGYEVVLGLIVIAALLLIFGLETDHRWGIVVGVVSALLSAWFNIINAVLVHKDDPVRISFYEIASVAAFMLLILLAIPFIQDIGITGLAGALADQDGLPPPLWELPTSDIIYHLLLGLVCTSLPFVTGILVMRKLSAFTVMLTVNLEPVYTILIALLIWGAEEKLRTGSYLGIALILICLFVNGWYHRRMSAKEMAEPDPLSHG